ctctctccctctttctcttgctcgatatatatatatttaaaaattcataatattaaattgtatatgctcccgtgttttttttctcaaaatgtactgttttctggaagaatcacttgtttactgcgggtatccttcaaggtgtggctagcctctggcggctcctcctctctgtagagtgaaaatcgcccttatggctaatctggtagtgacagtttgtatattaagccttctttcgactatgttgttctttgttaaaccagtttgcatcagtaaagggtccgaacaggaccgaaagtacttggctatctcgctttttcattttttccttcatggcaaaaagcctttatttatacatagcatcacgttttatatacttcgtgatcaagttattcatatatatatattatattatatatatatatatatatatatatatatatatatattatgttatatagtatatatatattataacaacacTATTTATAAACGTTAGCCTACAGAGGAACATTTGtaacataataactacaaatttatatttgttttcttaaaCTTATGGTAACAAGCAACgtgacaaaaagtaaaaaaaaagtaaaaagactcACTTCTGACTGCCGCTGTCCTTGGATCACAGTCTGGTCCACCCCCCTCGATCAAGCAAGTGATGGTGGTGGGCAAGTTTTTCGGATCAACGAAATCCAAGAAGTCACGCTGTGTTTGCGAGTCGGTCAAGTTCAGATTTTGCAGGAGAGCCGTCAGATTGTTCTCCGGCTCCGTGGTCTCTTCCTGAGCCATAACGCTGCTGCCGACGCAGACGAAGGCTACGAAGGCGTAGAACTGCTGAGCTTTCATCCTGTCGTggataaaaagtaaagaaaggtT
This window of the Macrobrachium nipponense isolate FS-2020 chromosome 5, ASM1510439v2, whole genome shotgun sequence genome carries:
- the LOC135215646 gene encoding uncharacterized protein LOC135215646 — protein: MKAQQFYAFVAFVCVGSSVMAQEETTEPENNLTALLQNLNLTDSQTQRDFLDFVDPKNLPTTITCLIEGGGPDCDPRTAAVRTVLQELSASDYQCSSCDADTQRVLNVLLRGIRQTANPLQCKSLEEGLQLAAHFCS